A genomic region of Metopolophium dirhodum isolate CAU chromosome 1, ASM1992520v1, whole genome shotgun sequence contains the following coding sequences:
- the LOC132936324 gene encoding protein FAN-like isoform X2, producing MLDHNVLEPYKFINELSLFRIDLKYARVENCLSLILQLHRASSLQTAEHRHMAAAIAFGRQTLITFDPTWLELGENIITEEVGQKITPLSINSGRIVLTSLHVYFQPFNNNEMTLYLKIKLSEIKRIIKRRFLLQQVGLEFEYEPNKQLYLTFKNTEIRDKLYDNLLNQSKVKMEKRERCIMTLKWQNGALSNYDYLLYLNSLADRTVNDLTQYPVFPWVVADYSSPTLDLTNSNTFRDLTKPIGALNPERLLKLQDRYSEMNVPKFLYGSHYSTPGFVLFYLVRKYPQYMLCLQNGRFDHPDRMFNSISDAWRNVLNNMSDFKELVPEFYDTDQCGDFLTNKYAIDFGTRHDGRKVGDVELPQWANSPVDFISKLRQALESDYVSNHLHHWIDLIFGYKQNGPEAIKANNVFYYLCYEGAVDLNNVRDWNQRHALEVQIMEFGQIPKQIFEKPHPPKTCLLIKDFQKFGILPNIEQYWNWKNLSVLKLFTTTIHRDTATSVKFSEDMQTVWSVGYDAMLKVHCISTQKQIRSVIVQGFPVKFNDIILPSNYTSTALIATMHGSLIVYDIDCCRITDDFRAHEDSISCLAWSKNGFLITGSLDCTARIWKAPQAPWTKIELITSLKAELEHENKVTSLALSVDNKLLATGTNVGEIFLWSFFDYSFIQQLPGHADSVNKMCFSRDCSKLLSCSDDCCFKVFDSDSGLELYTNTLQCPLKTLAWDGYHVFVGGENGILYLWDLEKFELINKVQTHSGGLLDMDVSNDGSMIATVGKDRLVYVWKTSFDI from the exons ATGTTAGATCATAATGTATTAGAACCTTACAAGTTCATTAAC GAACTATCACTATTCAGAATCGATTTAAAATATGCTCGAGTGGAGAATTGCTTATCTCTTATATTACAACTACATCGAGCTTCTTCTTTGCAAACTGCAGAACACAGACATAtg gctGCAGCAATAGCATTTGGTAGACAAACACTTATTACATTTGATCCAACATGGTTAGAATTgggtgaaaatataataacagaaGAAGTAGGCCAAAAAATAACACCGCTTAGTATAAATTCTGGAAGAATAGTATTGACTAGTTTACATGTATATTTCCAACCTTTCAACAATAATGAGATG actttatatttaaaaattaaattgtcagAAATAAAGCGAATAATTAAAAGAAGATTTCTGCTACAACAAGtt ggtTTAGAATTTGAATATGAACCCAATAAACAACTGTacttgacatttaaaaatactgaaataagaGATAaactttatgataatttattaaatcagtCAAAAGTGAAAATGGAAAAACGCGAAAGATGCATCATGACACTAAAATGGCAAAATGGCGCTTTGtctaattatgattatttactgTACTTAAACag tttGGCTGATAGAACTGTTAATGATCTGACACAGTATCCTGTTTTTCCGTGGGTTGTAGCAGATTACTCATCACCTACCCTAGATTTAACTAACTCAAATACATTCCGTGATCTTACCAAACCCATTGGCGCCTTGAATCCAGAAAGATTATTAAAACTCCAG GATAGATACAGTGAAATGAATGTACCTAAATTCTTATATGGATCTCATTATTCAACTCCtggatttgttttgttttatttagtaCGTAAATATCCTCAATACATGTTGTGTTTGCAAAATGGTAGATTTGATCATCCAGACCGAATGTTTAACAG tatttcagATGCGTGGAGAAATGTGTTAAACAATATGTCAGACTTTAAAGAGCTAGTTCCAGAATTTTATGACACTGATCAATGCGgtgattttttaactaataaatatgcTATTGATTTTGGTACTAGACACGATGGTCGCAAAGTTGGTGATGTTGAACTTCCACAATGGGCAAATA GTCCTGTAGACTTCATTTCTAAATTGAGACAAGCTCTAGAAAGTGATTATGTGTCCAATCATTTACACCATTGGATAGATCTTATTTTTGGTTATAAACAAAATGGACCAGAAGCAATTAAAgcaaataatg TGTTCTACTACTTATGTTATGAGGGAGCTGTTGATTTAAACAATGTTCGAGACTGGAATCAAAGGCATGCATTAGAGGTGCAAATTATGGAGTTTGGACAAATACCAAAACAGATATTTGAAAAGCCTCATCCACCCAAaacatgtttattaattaaagatTTCCAAAAGTTtg gaatTTTACCAAATATAGAACAGTACTGGAATTGGAAAAATTTgagtgtattaaaattattcactacGACTATACATAGAGATACAGCTACAAGTGTCAAATTTAGTGAAGACATGCAAACAGTTTGGTCAGTTGGATATGATGCTATGCTTAAGGTTCATTGCATAtcaactcaaaaacaaattagaAGTGTTATCGTACAGGGTTTTCcagttaaatttaatgatataattttaccgTCAAATTATACATCAACAGCACTGATTGCTACCATGCATGggtcttt GATTGTTTATGATATTGACTGTTGTCGTATTACCGATGATTTTAGAGCTCATGAAGATTCCATATCTTGTTTAGCATGGTCTAAAAATGGATTCTTAATAACTGGTTCTTTAGATTGTACTGCGCGTATTTGGAAAGCTCCACAAGCTCCTTGGACCAAAATTGAGTTGATAACATCTCTTAAAGCTGAACTGGAACATGAAAATAAAGTTACAAGTTTAGCTCTTTCTGT GGATAACAAACTGTTGGCAACTGGAACTAATGTAGGGGAAATTTTTCTATGGTCGTTTTTTGACTATTCATTTATACAACAATTACCAG GACATGCAGACagtgtaaataaaatgtgttttagtCGTGATTGTTCAAAACTTCTTTCATGTTCTGATGATTGCTGTTTCAAAGTGTTTGATTCTGACAGTGGATTAGAACTTTACACTAATACTCTTCAATGCCCATTAAA gacATTAGCATGGGATGGATATCATGTTTTTGTTGGTGGTGAAAACGGAATCTTGTATTTGTGGGACTtagaaaaatttgaacttattaaCAAAGTCCAGACACACTCTG gtGGTTTATTAGATATGGATGTTTCTAATGACGGAAGTATGATTGCAACTGTTGGTAAAGATCGTTTGGTCTATGTGTGGAAAACATCTTTTGATATTTAG
- the LOC132936324 gene encoding protein FAN-like isoform X1, whose protein sequence is MENKERFSLLLLEPGEYYFEDYIASLAVTENDTWLSGRLKVCSLSLVFDPKDYHKPILKIPFTQCGSITKSSEKDSNILNIISKQYIEMLDHNVLEPYKFINELSLFRIDLKYARVENCLSLILQLHRASSLQTAEHRHMAAAIAFGRQTLITFDPTWLELGENIITEEVGQKITPLSINSGRIVLTSLHVYFQPFNNNEMTLYLKIKLSEIKRIIKRRFLLQQVGLEFEYEPNKQLYLTFKNTEIRDKLYDNLLNQSKVKMEKRERCIMTLKWQNGALSNYDYLLYLNSLADRTVNDLTQYPVFPWVVADYSSPTLDLTNSNTFRDLTKPIGALNPERLLKLQDRYSEMNVPKFLYGSHYSTPGFVLFYLVRKYPQYMLCLQNGRFDHPDRMFNSISDAWRNVLNNMSDFKELVPEFYDTDQCGDFLTNKYAIDFGTRHDGRKVGDVELPQWANSPVDFISKLRQALESDYVSNHLHHWIDLIFGYKQNGPEAIKANNVFYYLCYEGAVDLNNVRDWNQRHALEVQIMEFGQIPKQIFEKPHPPKTCLLIKDFQKFGILPNIEQYWNWKNLSVLKLFTTTIHRDTATSVKFSEDMQTVWSVGYDAMLKVHCISTQKQIRSVIVQGFPVKFNDIILPSNYTSTALIATMHGSLIVYDIDCCRITDDFRAHEDSISCLAWSKNGFLITGSLDCTARIWKAPQAPWTKIELITSLKAELEHENKVTSLALSVDNKLLATGTNVGEIFLWSFFDYSFIQQLPGHADSVNKMCFSRDCSKLLSCSDDCCFKVFDSDSGLELYTNTLQCPLKTLAWDGYHVFVGGENGILYLWDLEKFELINKVQTHSGGLLDMDVSNDGSMIATVGKDRLVYVWKTSFDI, encoded by the exons ATGGAAAACAAGGAAAg attttcatTGCTGCTATTGGAACCTGGAGAGTACTATTTTGAAGATTACATAGCTTCATTAGCAGTTACTGAGAATGATACCTGGCTTAGTGGACGACTTAAAGTGTGTTCATTATCATTAGTTTTTGATCCAAAAGATTATCataaaccaattttaaaaataccgtTTACACAATGTGGGTCCATAACTAAGAG TTCAGAAAAagattcaaatatattaaatataataagcaaACAGTACATTGAAATGTTAGATCATAATGTATTAGAACCTTACAAGTTCATTAAC GAACTATCACTATTCAGAATCGATTTAAAATATGCTCGAGTGGAGAATTGCTTATCTCTTATATTACAACTACATCGAGCTTCTTCTTTGCAAACTGCAGAACACAGACATAtg gctGCAGCAATAGCATTTGGTAGACAAACACTTATTACATTTGATCCAACATGGTTAGAATTgggtgaaaatataataacagaaGAAGTAGGCCAAAAAATAACACCGCTTAGTATAAATTCTGGAAGAATAGTATTGACTAGTTTACATGTATATTTCCAACCTTTCAACAATAATGAGATG actttatatttaaaaattaaattgtcagAAATAAAGCGAATAATTAAAAGAAGATTTCTGCTACAACAAGtt ggtTTAGAATTTGAATATGAACCCAATAAACAACTGTacttgacatttaaaaatactgaaataagaGATAaactttatgataatttattaaatcagtCAAAAGTGAAAATGGAAAAACGCGAAAGATGCATCATGACACTAAAATGGCAAAATGGCGCTTTGtctaattatgattatttactgTACTTAAACag tttGGCTGATAGAACTGTTAATGATCTGACACAGTATCCTGTTTTTCCGTGGGTTGTAGCAGATTACTCATCACCTACCCTAGATTTAACTAACTCAAATACATTCCGTGATCTTACCAAACCCATTGGCGCCTTGAATCCAGAAAGATTATTAAAACTCCAG GATAGATACAGTGAAATGAATGTACCTAAATTCTTATATGGATCTCATTATTCAACTCCtggatttgttttgttttatttagtaCGTAAATATCCTCAATACATGTTGTGTTTGCAAAATGGTAGATTTGATCATCCAGACCGAATGTTTAACAG tatttcagATGCGTGGAGAAATGTGTTAAACAATATGTCAGACTTTAAAGAGCTAGTTCCAGAATTTTATGACACTGATCAATGCGgtgattttttaactaataaatatgcTATTGATTTTGGTACTAGACACGATGGTCGCAAAGTTGGTGATGTTGAACTTCCACAATGGGCAAATA GTCCTGTAGACTTCATTTCTAAATTGAGACAAGCTCTAGAAAGTGATTATGTGTCCAATCATTTACACCATTGGATAGATCTTATTTTTGGTTATAAACAAAATGGACCAGAAGCAATTAAAgcaaataatg TGTTCTACTACTTATGTTATGAGGGAGCTGTTGATTTAAACAATGTTCGAGACTGGAATCAAAGGCATGCATTAGAGGTGCAAATTATGGAGTTTGGACAAATACCAAAACAGATATTTGAAAAGCCTCATCCACCCAAaacatgtttattaattaaagatTTCCAAAAGTTtg gaatTTTACCAAATATAGAACAGTACTGGAATTGGAAAAATTTgagtgtattaaaattattcactacGACTATACATAGAGATACAGCTACAAGTGTCAAATTTAGTGAAGACATGCAAACAGTTTGGTCAGTTGGATATGATGCTATGCTTAAGGTTCATTGCATAtcaactcaaaaacaaattagaAGTGTTATCGTACAGGGTTTTCcagttaaatttaatgatataattttaccgTCAAATTATACATCAACAGCACTGATTGCTACCATGCATGggtcttt GATTGTTTATGATATTGACTGTTGTCGTATTACCGATGATTTTAGAGCTCATGAAGATTCCATATCTTGTTTAGCATGGTCTAAAAATGGATTCTTAATAACTGGTTCTTTAGATTGTACTGCGCGTATTTGGAAAGCTCCACAAGCTCCTTGGACCAAAATTGAGTTGATAACATCTCTTAAAGCTGAACTGGAACATGAAAATAAAGTTACAAGTTTAGCTCTTTCTGT GGATAACAAACTGTTGGCAACTGGAACTAATGTAGGGGAAATTTTTCTATGGTCGTTTTTTGACTATTCATTTATACAACAATTACCAG GACATGCAGACagtgtaaataaaatgtgttttagtCGTGATTGTTCAAAACTTCTTTCATGTTCTGATGATTGCTGTTTCAAAGTGTTTGATTCTGACAGTGGATTAGAACTTTACACTAATACTCTTCAATGCCCATTAAA gacATTAGCATGGGATGGATATCATGTTTTTGTTGGTGGTGAAAACGGAATCTTGTATTTGTGGGACTtagaaaaatttgaacttattaaCAAAGTCCAGACACACTCTG gtGGTTTATTAGATATGGATGTTTCTAATGACGGAAGTATGATTGCAACTGTTGGTAAAGATCGTTTGGTCTATGTGTGGAAAACATCTTTTGATATTTAG
- the LOC132944464 gene encoding uncharacterized protein LOC132944464 isoform X1, with protein sequence MKNKLFFVLMLTLPPLYNSMLRILTYDHLSNLRSSTSSIKNSTEFSSTNSSKNHENGEKHEGTTIKYNDTQTDNINKFLNAIKQKIKNITKINNKTTKSQTETSKHPTYKVVKLNHQCCHQGKICAYCNSNYCNIKDKNTQHCCFKYCRNCQC encoded by the exons atgaaaaacaaacttttttttgtactaatGTTAACACTGCCTCCTTTGTATAACTCAATGTTAAGAATATTAACCTATgatcatttatcaaatttaagatCATCAACTTCGTCTATCAA gaattcaACGGAATTTTCTAGTACCAATTCATCAAAAAACCATGAAAACGGGGAAAAACATGAAGGTACTACAATTAAGTACAATGATACTCAAACAgacaatataa ataaGTTCCTGAATgcgataaaacaaaaaattaaaaacattacaaaaatCAACAACAAAACAACTAAATCACAAACTGAAACATCCAAACATCCAACATATAAAGTAGTAAAATTAAACCATCAATGTTGTCATCAAGGCAAGATTTGTGCATATTGTAATTCTAATTATTGCAACATCAAGGATAAAAACACCCAGCACTGTTGCTTTAAATATTGCAGAAATTGTCAATGttga
- the LOC132944464 gene encoding uncharacterized protein LOC132944464 isoform X2: MKNKLFFVLMLTLPPLYNSMLRILTYDHLSNLRSSTSSIKNSTEFSSTNSSKNHENGEKHEDKFLNAIKQKIKNITKINNKTTKSQTETSKHPTYKVVKLNHQCCHQGKICAYCNSNYCNIKDKNTQHCCFKYCRNCQC; encoded by the exons atgaaaaacaaacttttttttgtactaatGTTAACACTGCCTCCTTTGTATAACTCAATGTTAAGAATATTAACCTATgatcatttatcaaatttaagatCATCAACTTCGTCTATCAA gaattcaACGGAATTTTCTAGTACCAATTCATCAAAAAACCATGAAAACGGGGAAAAACATGAAG ataaGTTCCTGAATgcgataaaacaaaaaattaaaaacattacaaaaatCAACAACAAAACAACTAAATCACAAACTGAAACATCCAAACATCCAACATATAAAGTAGTAAAATTAAACCATCAATGTTGTCATCAAGGCAAGATTTGTGCATATTGTAATTCTAATTATTGCAACATCAAGGATAAAAACACCCAGCACTGTTGCTTTAAATATTGCAGAAATTGTCAATGttga